The Eleutherodactylus coqui strain aEleCoq1 chromosome 6, aEleCoq1.hap1, whole genome shotgun sequence genome window below encodes:
- the HAX1 gene encoding HCLS1-associated protein X-1 isoform X2 → MSMFELFRRFFHPPGSRDPFFSGMTEDDDDDEEGDDDSFFHNQSGFGPEPPSWRPRPPFHDPFGFEDVFRDFNELFADFGSVIRDVPRLPGVEPPARSPGGSRTGSLRDFMLKYPDSHLPRESVERSAGPELPRWLPRQDDDGVAVPPGGGREDKILDSEVSSRGLDSVLRPADPAPPSAYFRSVSVSRVARPDGTVEERRTVKDSEGNVTTTVTVTSGDQSGGAPTNEDSAPLRFPPDLSDSRTILSRLLQRWFSER, encoded by the exons ATGAGCATGTTCGAGCTGTTCCGGAGGTTCTTCCACCCCCCGGGGAGCAG GGATCCGTTCTTCAGCGGGATGACCGAGGACGATGACGACGATGAGGAGGGGGACGACGATTCCTTCTTCCACAATCAGTCCGGCTTTGGTCCGGAGCCGCCATCTTGGCGCCCTCGGCCTCCGTTTCACGACCCTTTCGGCTTTGAAGACGTTTTCAGGGATTTCAATGAACTCTTTGCAGATTTTGGGTCGGTGATTCGCGACGTCCCCC GTCTTCCTGGTGTTGAGCCCCCCGCTCGCAGTCCAGGAGGGTCCAGGACGGGGTCATTGCGAGATTTCATGCTGAAGTATCCAGATTCCCACCTGCCCCGAGAGTCGGTGGAGCGCAGCGCAGGACCCGAGCTGCCAAGATGGCTCCCGAGACAG GACGACGATGGTGTCGCGGTCCCTCCGGGGGGCGGCAGGGAAGATAAAA TCTTGGACTCCGAGGTCTCTTCTCGCGGTTTGGATTCTGTCCTGAGACCCGCAGATCCGGCGCCACCATCAGCGTATTTCCGGAGCGTCTCCGTCTCCAGAGTGGCGAGACCTGATGGG ACGGTGGAGGAGAGACGAACAGTAAAGGACAGCGAAGGGAACGTAACGACCACAGTGACGGTGACTAGCGGTGATCAGTCCGGCGGAGCGCCCACCA ATGAGGACTCTGCCCCCCTCCGCTTCCCACCAGATCTCTCTGATTCCCGGACGATCCTCAGCCGACTCCTGCAGCGGTGGTTCTCAGAACGATAG
- the HAX1 gene encoding HCLS1-associated protein X-1 isoform X1, with protein sequence MSMFELFRRFFHPPGSRDPFFSGMTEDDDDDEEGDDDSFFHNQSGFGPEPPSWRPRPPFHDPFGFEDVFRDFNELFADFGSVIRDVPRLPGVEPPARSPGGSRTGSLRDFMLKYPDSHLPRESVERSAGPELPRWLPRQQDDDGVAVPPGGGREDKILDSEVSSRGLDSVLRPADPAPPSAYFRSVSVSRVARPDGTVEERRTVKDSEGNVTTTVTVTSGDQSGGAPTNEDSAPLRFPPDLSDSRTILSRLLQRWFSER encoded by the exons ATGAGCATGTTCGAGCTGTTCCGGAGGTTCTTCCACCCCCCGGGGAGCAG GGATCCGTTCTTCAGCGGGATGACCGAGGACGATGACGACGATGAGGAGGGGGACGACGATTCCTTCTTCCACAATCAGTCCGGCTTTGGTCCGGAGCCGCCATCTTGGCGCCCTCGGCCTCCGTTTCACGACCCTTTCGGCTTTGAAGACGTTTTCAGGGATTTCAATGAACTCTTTGCAGATTTTGGGTCGGTGATTCGCGACGTCCCCC GTCTTCCTGGTGTTGAGCCCCCCGCTCGCAGTCCAGGAGGGTCCAGGACGGGGTCATTGCGAGATTTCATGCTGAAGTATCCAGATTCCCACCTGCCCCGAGAGTCGGTGGAGCGCAGCGCAGGACCCGAGCTGCCAAGATGGCTCCCGAGACAG CAGGACGACGATGGTGTCGCGGTCCCTCCGGGGGGCGGCAGGGAAGATAAAA TCTTGGACTCCGAGGTCTCTTCTCGCGGTTTGGATTCTGTCCTGAGACCCGCAGATCCGGCGCCACCATCAGCGTATTTCCGGAGCGTCTCCGTCTCCAGAGTGGCGAGACCTGATGGG ACGGTGGAGGAGAGACGAACAGTAAAGGACAGCGAAGGGAACGTAACGACCACAGTGACGGTGACTAGCGGTGATCAGTCCGGCGGAGCGCCCACCA ATGAGGACTCTGCCCCCCTCCGCTTCCCACCAGATCTCTCTGATTCCCGGACGATCCTCAGCCGACTCCTGCAGCGGTGGTTCTCAGAACGATAG